The segment CCAAAGATGTTGGCGAACAGACGCAAGGACAGGGAGAAGGGCTTGATCAGCTCTTCAATGACCGCCAGGGGAACCGTCAGCGGCCAGAGGAAGACAGGCCCTTCGAGAAAGCGCCGGAAGTACCCCAGCCCGTGGCGCCGGAAGCCGTAGACCTGGACGGCCACGAAGGTGAAGATGGCCAGGCCGCCGGTCACGCCCCAGCGGCTCGTCGGCGGCTGGAACCAGTTCTCGTGGGGCAGAAGGGGAAGCAGGCCGGTGTAGTTGCTCAGCAGGATCAAAACGAAGAAGGAGCCCAACAGCGGAGTGAACTGCCGCGCCCGCTCCCGGCCCATGATGTCGGTCACAAAGCCGTAAAGGGATTCCACGGCCCACTGGACGGCCATCTGAAACCGGTTGCGCGGCACCAGGTGCAGGCCGCGGGCCGCCGCGATCCCCAGCACGATGATCAGGGCCATGAGGATCCACATGGTGACGATGGACTCGTGCACGGGCAGCCCGAACAGGTGGAAGACCACGTGCCCGCCCTCCGCCGCCTCGCCGCCCGCGGCGGCCAGCTGCAGCCATGGGGTCAAGCCCGTTCCCTCCTTGCTCGCATCCGGAAGAACAGGGGAGCGTCACCGGCCAGGATGAGCCCGGCAACGGCCGCGAGGATGGCCAGGGGCCGGCCGGTAACCAGGAACACCATCAAGAGTGAAACAAAACTTAGAGCCATGCGCAACAAGAATCGGCCCAGGACCTGCTGTTGAAGTGTGGCAATCGCTTCGCGATCCGTGGCGGTCCGCATACGCTGCAGGGGACCGGCAAGCAACCGGTAGTTG is part of the Thermaerobacter subterraneus DSM 13965 genome and harbors:
- the atpB gene encoding F0F1 ATP synthase subunit A; translation: MTPWLQLAAAGGEAAEGGHVVFHLFGLPVHESIVTMWILMALIIVLGIAAARGLHLVPRNRFQMAVQWAVESLYGFVTDIMGRERARQFTPLLGSFFVLILLSNYTGLLPLLPHENWFQPPTSRWGVTGGLAIFTFVAVQVYGFRRHGLGYFRRFLEGPVFLWPLTVPLAVIEELIKPFSLSLRLFANIFGGEAVLAGLLAALPWFLPMGVMFIEVIAGFVQALIFTMMSALYIEAATAEFHHEH